The sequence TGTTTAACTGCCGCTGTGACACCTCCTCTGCGTTGGAAATGAGGATGGGTATGGTAGGGGCATGGGTATGGATGGGTATGGGACTGGAGGACGTAGTTGGCCATGGCAATGGCGATGGCAATGGGTAATGGATAATGGCGCCGCCTCCATTCAAAAATCACTTTATGGCTGCTGCGAATGCAGCTGAGGTTGCGTTGTCCATAATTGGACGCAGTGCCAATCATTTTAACAGCTACACAAACACGCAAACCGCGAAACCGGCTGGGATTGCTCCTCTTCGTTTTCCCCCACTCGATTCACTTCTTCCTTTAACCATGCTGATAATGCAAATATGTGCGATAGCTTCGGTATCGACTGTTGTGTGCCCCGTATTTCGGTATTTATTTCATTTGACTCCTGGGAAACAATCAATCCTAACTATGAAAAACTATAATTTCTTAGCGTAAGTTGTAGTAGCAATAAGTACAACGAATTTTCGATCGGATAGGAATACAGCAACATATCTTCCAGCGCCAGTACCGAAATACTCCTGGACTCCGCCAGTACAGGGTATAATGAGAGGTAGTATGTAGAATGAGACAACTGCTGGCAGCCACTTCAAAGCGGTCTGCAGTGCCAGGACCAGGAGGACCAGGAGGCCGCCGCCTGTCCAGTTCGGAGCCTCCTCAGTCTCCTTCCTCCGCCGGATTCTGGTTTGGTCTCAATGACAATTGGCGCCATAGCCGCGGGGTGCGTTTGGGGCTTGGTGTCTGGCTCTCGAGGATCGCTCCTCGGGTAGTTGGGTTGTTTGTTTATAATTAGCCCACTCGCTAGCCTCCGACTGCAATTCAAATTGATGATGGCTACTGGTTTTGCTACCTCTGCTTATTTTGCTCGATCAGTTTTCTAGCAACCTTAGAGCTTCCACAGGGAAAAACCATCTCCAAAACTTGATCATTAGATATTCCAAGTATATTTTTGTTGTCTATGGActctgatatttatttttttccctaTGAAGTAGTAGCATTTAATTggcgattttttttaattttcataaCTTTTGATTTTTCAAAGTGTAGCTCTTTTATGATCGATCAATTTTCTAACGATTATTCCTTTTTCTTCAACCTCTTTGCAGGCGGAAATGCTCATGGACGACGGTCTCCTGGGCTCGGGGCATGTTCTTGGATTGGCCGGCCATCCACATGGCCTGGTAGGCGCCTTGGCCCCGCCCCCGCCACCACCGATGAAGCAGCCGCAGATGGACATTCCCAGTGGCAAgaagcagctgcagcagctcAAGGGGGCGTCGTCGGCCGCCTCCACGTTTGAGTACCACTATCAGTTCATGTGCGCACACCTGGAAAGGGAGCGAGAGCACCTGCCGCACACGCATCCCCTGAGCCACCAGCATCGGGCCGTTCTGGTGGCCCACCCACATGGGCCGCatcaccacccaccacccacgcTGAACTCCGCGTCGGCCTTCCGACCTTGGGGACCCACCAACTCCAAGGCCTTCCTGCACGCCTATAACGCCACGCTGTCTTCGCTACCCTATGCCTGCCAGGAACCACCAGAACTCCAGAATCCGGAGCGGGTCGTGCGGAGTACGGACAAGAGATATGCGGAGAGGACCTACCAACCCAACGTGGCCTTGGCCCCGCGCAAGAGTATTCTGTCCAAGGAGCGGGACAAGGACAGGGAGCGGCTGGAAAGGGAGGTGATGGTGCGTCAGAGATTGAGGGAGAAGGAGACGGATCACCAGGTGGTGCACATCAAGCAGGAGCGATCGCAGACACCCCCGCCACCCACGACATCGCCACCCGAGGTTCTGGCTGCTCCTCTGGACGTCGTGGAACCACCACACACCTCCTCGAGTGGCAGCAACTCCCCGCTACCCGCCCACCTGCCCGCAGCACCAGCCACTGGACCACCCAATGCTGCCGGAGCACCGCCAACACCCACTAACCTCCGAAACATGCGCAGTCCGGAGGAGTTTTCAGCGGGAGGCAGCAATGAAATTACCTCCTCCACGTCGCCACACCATCAGCAGTCGTCGCACCACCAGGTGGTGCAGCAGCCGGCAGGAGCTCAAGCTCCGTCGCAGCACATCATAGCCACCGTTAATCAGCATGCCAAACTTTTGCCCAGCTCCAGTTCCCTGCCAAACGGCAATGGAAGTTCATCGCTGGCAGCCACAAACAACGAACCGAGTCGGATCAGGATCAACAAGAACCTGATGAGCCACCAGCCGGTGGTTGCGGTGAGCGGCATTGCCCCACATCACAACCCGCACCACCCAACGCACATGCATCACTTCAGCCATGGGTACTACAAAAGCCAGGCCTCCTCACCCACTCAGTCCTCCAGTGCTGGCCTGAACTTGAGTACCCACTCATCGAACGTGGTCAGTTCGCCCCATCATCCCAACCATCAGAAGTCCCAGCATAGTTCGGGAGGATCCGGGATCCATAGCCTTAAAAATGGTAAGACCCATTTGGGCAGCGAATTCGAGTTGTCCACAGACACTGATGATACGGACAGTCTGAACGGAGAGCCCGACTCGAGTGCCATGCTACCACCTTGGGAGCAGGCTGTGGAATCCCTGAGAGAAACTCGACCCAGGGACCGGGAGAGAGTTCTCAGCCTACTCCAGAGATTACTGCAGGAGAACCATCAATACCGATATAATAACATCCAACTGAGTGAACTGCTCCACAAACAGGACGTCCATATAGCCGACCTTACGGAGCAACTTCAGAGATATCGCAGGCAATACGAGGAGCAGGTCTGCAAAGTGGATCTTCGAAAGATGCCATTCAAGCCGCAAACCCGGCTGGAGGAACCGGTGGAAGAGGGTCGGGGAGATCCCGAGGAGGACGAGGACCTGGAGGAAGAGGAAATGGAGGACAGggctaataataataatcaacagGAGCCATCTCCCCTGATAAAGCCCCCAACAAATGGCCTGCGACGGAGTGCCACGCCCCTAAACTGTTGTGTGAGTGAAGGGGATTTTGAAAAGCTAGAAGAGCCAGAAAGCAAAAGAATAAAGCTGCAGCCCGAAGAAAAACCAGAGGATCGGCAGGTGGAAGAAGAGGAAAGTCCCTCTAATATTTCGGAGCCAGGCGATCTGGAAAAAAACCAAGAAATTGGCGAGAAAACCCCCCCAAACAACAATCTTAAAAGTCCCCAACCCAGTCAAACATCCAGCGATGAGGACATGGACGAAGATGAAGATGAAGacgaggaggatgaggagGAAGACGAAGAGGTTCAGATAGAAGCCCCCCACAGTAGTGCTTTGGCCACGCCCCCCACGGCCACAACGCCCCTTTCGCCGGACTCGGCGGCAACTGCCGGACAGTTGTTCGATAGTAGCAACAGCAGCGATGAGTCCTCGATGAAAAAGGCCCAGATGTCCGCCTGTCatgcactggaaaaaatcAGCAGTCATGTGGGCAGTGAGGACAACCATCAGACGCTCGAAGAGGAAAgtcaggaggaggaggcggaggCGGATGAGAATCCAGAGGAAGATGAATCCGACGACGATGAGATGCCCCTGCAGCagcgacagcagcagcagcgccaGCGGGTTGTCCCTCTAACCGTGCTCAGCGTATCAGTCCCCGTGGGACACCACCAAGCACCCCCACATGCCCCCATGGCCACCAAGGCCAGCAAGAAGCAAACGCCACCAGCACCACCCACTGCAGCCCCATCCACCACAACATCAGCAACAACGAACTGCGAGTTACAAATCAAAAAGGAAATAACCTAGAGTTAAAATCCCATAGATCCTCTTACAGAAGAGCTCTTTCACACACACGTCAAACAGTTTAAACTTAGTTAAGAtccgtttttcttttggagaAGAAGGTGCAGACAAAATTCAAGCACAAAGCCTAATCGCACACATTGTCTATTCGCAAACAGGAATAAATGATATCTAAGCTAAGAAAAAACGGCTTTTGAATTgctacatttttaattaaaaacattttgaacGTTTAAGTACATAAAATCAAAGTTGAAAATACTTtcagaaaatatttcaattcatttaaaataacTCGAGATTTCAGAGATtcacaaaaatttattgggagtCTATAAGCTACTCGCAATACTTTTGTAGCTTATCAACTGTGAAATCGATATCGTATTTAAAATTTCTGAACTCGATATGTAAACCCAAAAGCAATTTTTCTTACTTTATTTGCATAACGTTTCCCCTTAACGAAACCTATTCAAAATTTTGTAGCATATTTTAAAACGATTTTACACAGCTTGAATTGATCTCactttaaaaaagaaaaggacaaaaacaaatttatttaggCTTCCCTATTTCGAAAACCTTTCAACGTTGCTTGCAGAAATTATAAATGAAACCAAAGctttaaagaaaaattaatttgtgTATATTATTCAACGACCAATTTGTGCGTGTGTTTTTACCACTTACCGctaaaactaattaagttaTTATTTTTACACTTGTAAGCTCTGCAAGACAATTTAAATCCAAAATAATATTCAAAGCGAGGCTTCGAAAACAAAATTTAGGAAAGGTTTTTCTTTGGTCAGACAGGCAGCTGGTTTTTATTAAGGaaggaaatatatatatcgCCCTCTGGAAACCGATGTAATTACATTTAGTTGTACCTTAATTTTAGGTTGAACAGACAAATTGATAGAGCAAAGAGAGAACACACAAAATGAACCCACCACAGATAACACAAAATAAATGCTAAACACTTCTAACGTAATTCTAATTAAAGAGGAAAAATATGTTTATGAATAAGATGTTGCCGCGTTAAATTTATACAATACAAATATGAGTAATATTCTACGATATATGATAGAAGATGGCAAGTGTGGAAATATTAATTAACATTAAGCCTCCACGAGAAGCATAAACATATACATAACATACATAAAgattaatatttattgtagCTGCTAGTTCTAAATCGAGCAATTCTCTTAACTGTATAATTATAGACTTCTGTTCTTCTTCACCTTGTAAGCTTTGCTCTGTAGGCATTTAGTTTCGTAGATTGTAACCATACCACAACATTTGCTAACTAGTTCTTAAGGCTTCTGTGTGGCGTAGTTCTTTGTCTATTGTAAATGGCATCGAGTGGTcttcattttttgtatatataattttttcttCGACGAGATTAGGGTACTACGGATTTTAGTTGCCAACACTTTGTGAGAAACATATATGCTAGATATCTTCTGGATGATAACCAACTGGAAATAAACCCAAGCCAAGAGCCAAGCGAAAGAGCGCAGAGATTTCTAAAATCTATAAACTTTTGTTattaaaacatatttcataAATTATTTATGCCTGTGTGTGTTTGTACTTTCTAAAAGAAAACATTTCGTTCTGTAtttaagaaaccattttctAAGCTACAActgaaaaaaaaggaaacaaaacttttaaacaAATTCAAACCAAAATTTGTCTATCTTAAGCTAAAATTATGtaaaattgtataaatttaaaaaggcgATAAACGAaccattaaaatattaaataaaacatttataaaCTATTTAAATGGACCTTAAGCATGAAAAATTCATTGTTATGCTTATTAAagaaagttaaataaaatatatgcgacaaaaataaagaaacaaaTTACAATTGCTatgcaaaaatataaaaaaatttactAATTATTGTAAATTAATTCTCttaaatttttgtgttttattttccaGACCAGAACCAGTACGATAATAAACGAATtacattaaataaattatataacacATAAAGCAGAACAACAGTACCGATTGAATAGGGACGAAAAATGGTTAATCAAAAACGTTAAAACGGTTTTCAGCAAATTTCGTGTACTTATGGCCAAATTTTACAAACGATTAAAATAGTTAAACATACAGAGACGAGAGAAACCGAAActtttttgtataatttttgcTAACAACCCAAAGagataaacaacaaaacaaacaatcatttttataattaatcaattaaATACATTGACAAATTTTACATAACCCGAGTGTTTATATATGacatattatatatttaactttaaatacGAGACGGAACGATGCCCAAAATACGAGCATATTTGCCCCGCTTACTGAATGCGACTTCAAATTGTTAAAAGTTAAACGTGCAAAGGCTAAGGAACCAGAAGAACAAAAAATCACAAAATAATGGCataagttatatattaattatttaagcATGCAGCAACAAATCCGCGTCTTGTCAAAATACAACATATACATAATTATATGTCTGACGATTCAGAATGCAGAAATAAAATGTACAAATTGTGGAGCAAATTAACAATAGAAAATGTAGTGAGAATTCGGGAGATAGAGGAGTATGAACGAAAACATCAAATGAAATGCACCACAAGCAAATAAAGTTTAATCAAATTAAACAGTTCatgaaaaaacaaatttgactTCAACGTTTCATATTTAAGTAGTGcagaaacaaataaatacaaaggaaaacaaaaataaattattacacatgtaatgaaaacaaaaacaaccaATAAAAAAGCGATAAATATTatgcaaaatatatataagtaatttttatttacaaaggAAAAGCTGCgggtaataaaaaaataagagttGTCCTATTTTGGATTTATAAAGTGATTCATTCccctatcaatttaattttgataCTTTTCCTCTTTCCATACAAAGACAGcgacaaaaaaaaacgatAACTGCAACAACTGAGATAATACTAACCACATTTCAGCCAAAAAAATCCATGAAAAACCTAGCACACCAACCTCACCTCCGACGAAGTTGGCCGTTGTTGTCTGTTTGGGTTTTCTTTTAGCCTGGGAATCTTGCTGTTTTCCTTCTTTGTGTTTTgtgttatttttaatattgcaAGTGctgaataaatataatatttattactGTTTACAACCTTCTTAATTTTTAGACTTAGGTGCAAGGGGAAATGGGAGTCAAAAATATACCGAAGGATAAAAATACAATAGGCAACATGAATAACACTAAAAAAAAGTACTGTAATTTTTCTATTATCCCTTCTCGTCCTCTGTTCCGTCATTTTTATAGaactaaaaaatattcaatgtTTTTGAATTGAGGCGCCATTTGCTCTTCCTCTTCATGAAATGTTAAGATGCAACGTTTCCTAACAGAAATGTTAAGAATTTTTGTGTTAGATCTTAACATTTCTGTTAGATTTTGATACATCTTAACATTTCACTGGCAACGCTTGATTTTTTCAATTtctgaaaaattttaaaatatggcTTCTGTCTAGGAAATTCTCAATAAATGTGTAGATGtacatgtacattgtacataagcatatacatacatacaaatttacatatacatatacatataaatgCATTGTATAAATACACCCTGGGTAAAAAAGTGGTTACATTTCCAACTATTAGGTTATGTAAAATTACACTAGATGTCGCACAAAATGCTGCGTAAAAATTGTGtgtaaaatgaataaatgcaGTAAAAAAGCAACTGTTTAGCAATAATCTACATTTCGACCCTCGCCCATAGTGAAGTCATTAATTTATAACTATTATTCTTATTCACTTTTACTGAAGACCAGATGACTTACCGACACATCACAGGTCGTTAAAGCAAGGTCGACAAGGTCGACTTAAAAATCTTTGATCCTTTTGACCGTTTTTCTCATCCCATTTTCTAGCAATATGTGTAGGCTCGGATATCTTCGCTAAGATGAATCTTTGGCATAATCAGGGACCGTAATTATTATGATTCTTAaagtaaaatttaaaaataaatattaataattccACAAATACCCTTACCTACTCTAACGACTATTCACACTTCTTGAAAAAGCACATACAATCAAAACAAGCTGACATCTACAACAATGTATCGCCTTGGTACAAACAAATGATACAGACCTCACCGCAATCCATCTGTCAGATACACCCAAACACCAATAACAAAACACAAATACTCATACACCGGATACGACTAGGACATACCAAACTCACTAATGCCCATTACATGGACAGAACACTTCCCAACACATGCCCATTCTGCCACCACTCCCCAATAGACATCCAACATATCATATACACTGCCCTTCCTTATCCCAACCCAGATCAGATTCCTTCCAATTACTAAACCCCATCAACACCATCTCAAACCCAACCCCCGACAACATCATAAAAATCATTACATTTCTTGAAAAAGCccaaattaagtttaaaatttaaatgtatataaaaATGCTGTTAATTCCACAGAGCTCTTAATTTAGTTAGCCTAAAGTTTTAACTTAAAGCTAGCTTTatataataatagtaataaaactattaataattaactaacattttttataataaaaattattttattataatacttataaaaaaattgtttattataaaatttgaaaataataCTTAATAGCTGGTAGCATTAAATACAACAAGAGacaacgctatagtcgatggccACGACTATTATAtgcccgttactcagcttaagggagtgCGAGAGCAAACCAACTTTGCTTTTTTCACTAACACACCTAGCCTAAAGCCCCACCTAGCGCCATCTGTCTTCTTCTTTTATTACGCCACAGAGCCTACAGCGCCAACTACCCTATAGCGCAACTAGCAGCTTGTTGGCGTATTAGTGAAAACAGCTAGTTTGTAGCTTTTTATTAACTGGAccgatttcaataatttttcgCATGTAGATGGGTATTGACAAGAAAAGCAAACTCTCATTTTtacaatatattaaaaaacgGTGTTTTTGTGTTACAGTcgtttgtaggcgttagagtgggagtggcaccctgctgaaacaaacttgaaAAAGCCCAAGAATCGGTATGCCAAGTCTCAAcattctagctcttatagttttctAGATCTCTACGTTcatacagacagacggacatggctagatcgattcgGCCAGTaatcctgattaagaatatatattctatgttacatacttttatatattctatgttgcatacttttactctacgaataacgggtataaagATGGTATCATATGTATAATAGTTGAGGCACTCCTAAAATGTATACAACACTAACAAATATCAAATTCAGTTACGGTTTGAATAATCTTAGATCCGTTGATAATGGATTTTATGGATTCAAAATTCAATGAAGTAGTCATTATCTTTCGCCGACTTTCACAGTACTTAAGTCTACAGCAACATTATATAGTAGAGAGTAGTAAAATGAAATACCTTTGTAAGCTACAACAGCAATTTCTTTCTGAAAGCATAAACTATTAATTTTCTTTTCAAAGGGGTGTTCTTATTGGCCACTGCTGTATCAGGCCTATTCCGAGAGAAACTTTTCCAAAGTATAATTGGAGACCAtgccaataaaaattatattgtatcGCCCCTGTGCGCCGAGATTGGTATGAGCATGATTCTTATGGGAGCGAAAGGAAAAACCGCCGATGAACTAAGGTCAGCTCTGAACCTTCCAGAGGATAAAAAGGAAGTGGCCAGAACATACGATAAGCTTCTTAGTAATTTCAAACATGGTAGAATGCTTTATCTGGTGAATCGGTTATATGTCAACGAACCGTATCGAATTAGTAAGGATTACAACAAGTTGGTGAGTGAATCCTTTAGGGCCGAGGCAGAGGCTATCAATCTCGCCGACGCAGCAAAGGCAGCCTGGAGTATCAGCAATTGGGTCCTTTATAAGACATTCGATCATGTAAAAGCTATAATTACACCAAGTAACGTGGCACCCGATGAAAGTGCGGTACTAGTTAACGCCGCTTTCATCAAAGGCTACTGGAAGACTGGGTTTAGAAGAACCCGTACGACACTGAGTAAATTCATTCTACCAAATTTCAAGACAGTTAATGTCCGGATGATGTCTCAAGTGGGTAAATTCAGGATGAGCGAATTTTTGTATGGCCAAGTCCTTGAACTGCCGTTCGACAACTCAAACCTTTCCATGATAATCGGTCTACCGGCGCATACTTTACATCTAAGGCTAATGGAAATGAAGATCAAAAAATTTGCCGAGACCCTAAAAGAAATGGATGTACATATTCAGTTGCCAAAGTTTAGTATCGAATTTCGCACGGATCTCGTTGACATTCTTAAAAAGGTAAGTAGGtcctttttaaaatatattctttGCTAACACGTGTATTGTTTGACAGATGGGCATAAATGATCTCTTCACCAATTCCTCGGACCTCAGCGGTCTACTAGAGGGCACAGGTGTCAAAATCAGCAAGGTCGTACACAAAGCCTTTATAGAGATCGACGAAGGCGGCGCCTCGACGGAAGCGGCGGAAGAGGTTTTCACTAGTAAGACTTGCCAAGTTTCTCATACGTTGTCTTATTTTCCTTTTAATCCTTTCCAGAAAAGAGAAAGGGAATGCATTCTTTCAATGCCAACCATCCGTTTGTGTTCTTAATTCGTGATACGAACACCGTATACTTCCGTGGACGTGTCGTTGAGATTAACGATACAATgagtttataaatatatattataagtTTTTGTGGGACcatcaaaataaattttttatacgAGTATTCTTGGAT is a genomic window of Drosophila suzukii chromosome 2L, CBGP_Dsuzu_IsoJpt1.0, whole genome shotgun sequence containing:
- the Snoo gene encoding uncharacterized protein Snoo: MTEYVTPMISTVLKKYQTSATKSLQGPGHTLTAAGVLDIATNGRSDSPGLGLSNGKCQASSPVVALIKKEILSSPEPQELHHECSSRGTPPQIYPPATPPRELSQPILSVADAGCGELYETKLEGKTIGCFSVGGEMRLCLPQFLNNVLNDFSLEQINRIFDELGIYCSQCTPDQLVEFKAAKILPSDVKASGLITRTDAERLCAALLHRSDRNSYVPIESLAKGALSFHVYHKCFGKCEGICTPDMYSYQKPTCIQCLECDGWFSPQKFVGHVHRKFENQTCHWGFDSRNWHDYLHVALDVESREKYQIILDQLKEVELKEKQRELDHKKRKAEMLMDDGLLGSGHVLGLAGHPHGLVGALAPPPPPPMKQPQMDIPSGKKQLQQLKGASSAASTFEYHYQFMCAHLEREREHLPHTHPLSHQHRAVLVAHPHGPHHHPPPTLNSASAFRPWGPTNSKAFLHAYNATLSSLPYACQEPPELQNPERVVRSTDKRYAERTYQPNVALAPRKSILSKERDKDRERLEREVMVRQRLREKETDHQVVHIKQERSQTPPPPTTSPPEVLAAPLDVVEPPHTSSSGSNSPLPAHLPAAPATGPPNAAGAPPTPTNLRNMRSPEEFSAGGSNEITSSTSPHHQQSSHHQVVQQPAGAQAPSQHIIATVNQHAKLLPSSSSLPNGNGSSSLAATNNEPSRIRINKNLMSHQPVVAVSGIAPHHNPHHPTHMHHFSHGYYKSQASSPTQSSSAGLNLSTHSSNVVSSPHHPNHQKSQHSSGGSGIHSLKNGKTHLGSEFELSTDTDDTDSLNGEPDSSAMLPPWEQAVESLRETRPRDRERVLSLLQRLLQENHQYRYNNIQLSELLHKQDVHIADLTEQLQRYRRQYEEQVCKVDLRKMPFKPQTRLEEPVEEGRGDPEEDEDLEEEEMEDRANNNNQQEPSPLIKPPTNGLRRSATPLNCCVSEGDFEKLEEPESKRIKLQPEEKPEDRQVEEEESPSNISEPGDLEKNQEIGEKTPPNNNLKSPQPSQTSSDEDMDEDEDEDEEDEEEDEEVQIEAPHSSALATPPTATTPLSPDSAATAGQLFDSSNSSDESSMKKAQMSACHALEKISSHVGSEDNHQTLEEESQEEEAEADENPEEDESDDDEMPLQQRQQQQRQRVVPLTVLSVSVPVGHHQAPPHAPMATKASKKQTPPAPPTAAPSTTTSATTNCELQIKKEIT
- the LOC108019000 gene encoding serine protease inhibitor 42Dd encodes the protein MKYLWVFLLATAVSGLFREKLFQSIIGDHANKNYIVSPLCAEIGMSMILMGAKGKTADELRSALNLPEDKKEVARTYDKLLSNFKHGRMLYLVNRLYVNEPYRISKDYNKLVSESFRAEAEAINLADAAKAAWSISNWVLYKTFDHVKAIITPSNVAPDESAVLVNAAFIKGYWKTGFRRTRTTLSKFILPNFKTVNVRMMSQVGKFRMSEFLYGQVLELPFDNSNLSMIIGLPAHTLHLRLMEMKIKKFAETLKEMDVHIQLPKFSIEFRTDLVDILKKMGINDLFTNSSDLSGLLEGTGVKISKVVHKAFIEIDEGGASTEAAEEVFTKKRKGMHSFNANHPFVFLIRDTNTVYFRGRVVEINDTMSL